CCCAGAAGTCGAGATAAGTGCAGTAACCTCAAGACGCCACAATGGGAAGAAAATTCACAAAGTTCACCCAAATTTAAGGGGGTTAAACCTTAGATTTACCAACAACTACAACTTTGACGCAGATGTGATATTTTTAGCTGTCCCCCATGGCACTTCAATGAAAATAATTGACGAGTATATGGGAAGTGCTAAGATAATTGACCTAAGCGCAGATTTTAGAGTAGGTTTAAACCTCTACAAAGAGTATTATGGAGAGCATCTAAAACCAGAGCTTATAGATGAGTTCGTTTACGGCTTACCAGAAATTCATAGAGAAGAAATCAAAAAAGCCGAACTTATAGCAAACCCTGGCTGCAATGCAACAGCCGTGGTTCTAGCGCTGTATCCATTTAAGGGAGAGGTTAGTGAAGCGATAGTAGATTTAAAAGTTAGTTCAAGTGCTGGAGGAAGAAGGGAAAACGTAGCAAGCATTCATCCTGAAAGGAGTAACGTTGTTAGGGTTTACAAATCATCTCACCATAGGCACGAAGCAGAAGTAAAGCAAGAAACCAAAGTTAATGCCCAGTTTACAGTACATTCCGTTGATCTAATAAGGGGCCTTTTAGCAACGATCTACTTTAAGATGGAGACCAATGAAAAAGAGCTCTACAAAAAATATTTCCGCTATTTAAAAGAGCCATTTGTAAGGATAGTTAAGGAAAAAGGAGGAATGCAGAGGTTACCTGATCCAAAATATGTGATAGGGAGCAACTTTGTTGATATTGGTTTCACTTATGATGAGAAAAGTCAAAGGGTGATTCTCTTTTCAGCATTGGACAATTTGATCAAAGGTGGTGCTGGACAAGCAGTGCAAAACATGAACATAGCCTTCGGATTAGAGGAAACTCTCGGCTTAAACTATTTACCAGTTTACCCAATTTAGGTGGGAAAGATGAGAATCCTTAAAATCGGAGGAAGCGTTTTAGATAAACTCGAGGAATTTGAACTCAAAGCTGATTTAATTGTCCATGGTGGCTCAGATTATGTTGATTCTCTATGTGAAAGGCTTGGAATT
The genomic region above belongs to Thermococcus sp. EP1 and contains:
- the argC gene encoding N-acetyl-gamma-glutamyl-phosphate reductase; translation: MIKAAVIGASGYIGGELVRLLAMHPEVEISAVTSRRHNGKKIHKVHPNLRGLNLRFTNNYNFDADVIFLAVPHGTSMKIIDEYMGSAKIIDLSADFRVGLNLYKEYYGEHLKPELIDEFVYGLPEIHREEIKKAELIANPGCNATAVVLALYPFKGEVSEAIVDLKVSSSAGGRRENVASIHPERSNVVRVYKSSHHRHEAEVKQETKVNAQFTVHSVDLIRGLLATIYFKMETNEKELYKKYFRYLKEPFVRIVKEKGGMQRLPDPKYVIGSNFVDIGFTYDEKSQRVILFSALDNLIKGGAGQAVQNMNIAFGLEETLGLNYLPVYPI